A genomic region of Microtus ochrogaster isolate Prairie Vole_2 chromosome 15, MicOch1.0, whole genome shotgun sequence contains the following coding sequences:
- the LOC101995080 gene encoding sperm motility kinase X-like, with protein MTANNVLIDASGNAKLCGFGLAVRVVPGKKLKTFCGTLAYCAPELFGVEPYDGYASDVWSLGVLLYFMVTRHLLFQASSSMGLKQQILAANFNVSHHVPSDIFSIIVELLMISPNRRPIISQILRLPMIRDSQARASVQSLPGTPSPSIVGTMTGMGYQREEMIECLRDQKYNQVMAKYLSLQHQAPRGDCCHHRVKPTKPMEPGLVLNRADLHTFSGTLRRAAEPTSPTFIVPSEPQEKEDENSRQGGRRHSVPATLCCQPRRIHPAHLSHLRCPVADSLMSSSLDSSKSFSQSKIGLCGSLTASAQPSCSLSHPLGADHSEAANNAEKLWSSLGTALRVTPKGSSLGDTLQEEVQEEAISHGQPQDAGPASSRNQRCHHRKRVKKTIVNCLRHLCCCLPPAESNHASRENQAPQSGDPRGTHRTR; from the coding sequence ATGACGGCAAACAACGTCTTGATCGACGCCTCTGGGAATGCCAAGCTCTGTGGTTTTGGCCTGGCAGTCAGAGTTGTCCCCGGGAAAAAACTAAAGACTTTCTGCGGCACTCTGGCCTACTGTGCCCCGGAACTCTTCGGAGTGGAGCCATACGATGGCTATGCCAGCGATGTTTGGAGTTTAGGTGTGCTGCTCTACTTCATGGTGACCAGGCACCTTCTGTTCCAAGCGAGCTCTTCTATGGGGTTGAAGCAGCAAATTCTGGCTGCAAACTTCAACGTTTCTCATCATGTCCCAAGTGACATTTTCAGCATTATTGTGGAACTCCTGATGATCAGCCCCAACAGGAGGCCCATCATCAGCCAAATCCTAAGGCTCCCCATGATCAGGGACAGCCAGGCACGGGCATCCGTACAGAGTCTCCCAGGCACCCCGAGCCCTAGCATTGTCGGCACCATGACAGGCATGGGGTACCAACGTGAAGAAATGATTGAGTGTCTTAGAGACCAAAAGTATAACCAGGTGATGGCCAAATACCTGAGTCTGCAACACCAGGCACCCAGGGGAGACTGCTGCCATCACCGGGTGAAACCCACAAAACCCATGGAGCCAGGCCTTGTCCTCAACCGGGCTGATCTTCACACCTTCTCTGGGACTCTCAGGAGAGCTGCTGAGCCTACTTCCCCAACCTTCATCGTGCCATCTGAGCcccaggagaaagaagatgagaattCCAGGCAGGGTGGCAGAAGGCATAGCGTGCCTGCCACCCTGTGCTGCCAGCCTAGGAGGATCCACCCTGCCCACCTATCCCACCTGCGCTGTCCTGTGGCTGATTCCCTCATGAGCAGCAGCCTGGACAGCAGCAAGAGTTTCTCACAGTCGAAGATCGGGTTGTGTGGCAGCCTGACGGCGAGTGCCCAGCCATCCTGCTCTCTGTCCCACCCTCTTGGGGCAGACCACAGTGAGGCTGCAAATAACGCAGAGAAACTCTGGAGCTCGCTGGGGACAGCTCTGCGTGTAACCCCCAAAGGCTCCTCCCTTGGGGACACACTGCAGGAAGAAGTGCAGGAAGAGGCCATCAGCCATGGTCAGCCCCAGGATGCTGGGCCAGCTTCCTCCCGAAACCAGAGGTGCCACCACAGGAAGAGGGTCAAGAAAACCATTGTAAATTGCCTCAGACACCTATGTTGCTGCCTGCCTCCTGCAGAGAGTAACCATGCCTCCCGTGAGAACCAGGCTCCACAGTCAGGGGATCCTAGAGGCACCCACAGAACCAGGTGA